ATAGTTTATCTTCTACCAGAACATCTGCCTTTGAGATTCTATTCATGAGAGTAGACTTACCTGCGTTTGTGTAACCAATTATTGACACCACCGGCACCTGGTTTTCTATTCTGCTTTTTCTCTGTACTTCCCTGCTTTTTTTTACTTTTTCAAGCTCTTTTTTTATCTCTTCAATTCTGCGCTGGATATGCCTCCTGTCAATCTCAAGCTTGGTCTCACCAGGCCCTCTTGTTCCAATTCCACCACCAAGCCTTGAAAGCAGCACCCCAGTCCCACGCAGGCGCGGAAGCAGAGTCAAAAGCTGTGCAAGTTCTACCTGAAGTTTTCCTTCTCTGGTCCTTGCACGTCTTGCAAATATGTCAAGTATGACGTCAGTTCTATCTATCACTTTTCTTAAAAGCAGCTCTTCCAAGTTTTTTATCTGAGCAGGTGAAAGTTCTCTGTTAAATATCACAACATCTATATCTTTTTGTTGACATATAGAAAATATCTCTTCTGCCTTACCCCTTCCTATAAAATACGCAGGATCTATATTCCTTCTTACTTGCACTACCTTGTCAACAACTTTAACCCCCGCTGTCTTGCATAAGCTCTCAAGTTCTTCTAAAAGGTGCCTGTCAAATTCAGAGGAACTTTTTGACCACACATCAACAAGCAAAGCCCTTTCTTCTTTTTCTGTCAAAATCTCGTGAATTTTTTCTCTTTCCCTCTGCTTTTCATCCACTTCTGAAATCTTGGATGAGATATCAAGATTGTAAAAATACTCTATTCTATGCTGTCCAATCATTTCAACCTCTTTCAGTTGGCTACCCCAAA
This Caldicellulosiruptor changbaiensis DNA region includes the following protein-coding sequences:
- the hflX gene encoding GTPase HflX translates to MIQKLKSHKTEEYMIDEFVYNTLKEFSLNLNKEIAIVLNRKGRIEEVLIEKKEFAELENQDSFPKKAALIFTRLSSASHPSMLDLSILIMKKYDYVMIISLKTEEASIAFWGSQLKEVEMIGQHRIEYFYNLDISSKISEVDEKQREREKIHEILTEKEERALLVDVWSKSSSEFDRHLLEELESLCKTAGVKVVDKVVQVRRNIDPAYFIGRGKAEEIFSICQQKDIDVVIFNRELSPAQIKNLEELLLRKVIDRTDVILDIFARRARTREGKLQVELAQLLTLLPRLRGTGVLLSRLGGGIGTRGPGETKLEIDRRHIQRRIEEIKKELEKVKKSREVQRKSRIENQVPVVSIIGYTNAGKSTLMNRISKADVLVEDKLFATLDTTTRRVYYKGKEFLLTDTVGFIRNLPHHLVEAFSSTLEEVKYSNLILNVVDISDPYYYDHIKVSEDLLKHLGAENIPLIRVYNKIDKVDLSSVDVFDNLPHVFISAQDGRGIDTLLDMIVEKIKSYDEIC